ATTTAAATTGCAATATTTAATAAAGAATATAAAAATTTTTCATAAATGATATTGTTTCTGTCAGAATTGTATGATAATATCAATTGATAGAAAAAGAAAATATAGGAAATCCGGATGGAACAAAGAAATCAAAAACTGCGTATCGTGAGTGGAGTCCTTTTCAGCTCCGCTCTTTTTATGTCCTCTCAAGTACAGGCTCAAGCCGATACAACAGCTAGTCCAGTATCATCAACGGTTGCTAGTCCGGCAACTCCTCCTGAATCCACGAGTAGTAATATTGGTTCTAGTCAACCAATTGCGACTAGTGGTGATGCTAGCTTGAATAGTCGTTTAGCAAGAGCACAAACGGAAGGTGTCCTTGTTGTTGAAGCACCGACAGAAATAGTAGCGAGTGCCAGTGATCAGGCTCAGGATTACCAAGCGCAAGTGGCTACCGTCGATGCCGTTACGAAACAATACCAAACTGAAAAAGCTCAGTATCTGAAAAACGACCAAAATTATAAGGATTACCTGGCTAAACAGTCTCAGTATCAGAAAGAGCTAGCAACTTACCAAGCTTATCAAAAAGAAAAAGCCATTTATGACCAACAGATGAAAGCCTACAACCTTGAAAAGGCTAGTTATGATATGGCTTATGCAGAAGCACAAGGTCATACGACAGAGACAGGTTACTTACCAGAAGTGTTAGCACAAAATCTTATTTTTAGATTGGAACCAGATGCCGTCCAAACAATCACTGGTAAGGTGCTTTCTGATGAGCAATTAAGTAAGGCGATTAAGAATCACGTCGGTTGGATTGACCCAGGGACAATTTTAGGAAGTCCGAAATTAGTCACGGTGACTAGCCGTCATAAAAACAACAGTGTTTTAATGGCAGTTGGAGATACTGTCGTCGTCGATTATTCTGATTTGCAGCACTCAAGCTTTTCAGGTCATACGATTAAAACAGTCAGATATACGTATCGCTTGGTATCAACCTCTCATTATTCCGGACAAGTTATTTTTCAAGCTCTGAGTGATCCAACAGTCACTTCTTTTACCCATGTCTATCATAAAGATGCTAAAACCTCATCTGCTTTTGATATGGAAATGACGGTACAATTCTTTGATGCTAATGGTAAAGAATTGCTTCCAACTCCAGAAAACTATGCCTTGACGAGTTTTGCTAGTTTAAATTCCTTAAATGGCGAAGGGGAGTATGTTGGTGATTATAATGGGCAATTCCTCCCTATTAATGGTTCAACGATAAGCGTGCAAAATGGTAGGGCAGCTAATTTCACAAACACTAAGCAAATTGATGTTGTTGGAGAATGGGATGATAAGGACAATCCTAATGCCTATATTGGAGCTATTGTAGGAAAATCAACAGAACGTATTCGCTTTCATTTTGGCAATTCAAAAGGTTCAGCTATCTGGTTTGCCTTTAACTCGGATGTCAAAGTTAGTGGTGGATTGTTAACCCCACCAAAGGCTCCTGTTGCTCCCAAAGTCGTGATGAAACCACTAGCTCCCAAAGTTGTTGCCAAGCCGGTAGCACCATTAAGACCGATTGTTTTTTACCATCAAGTTAAAGTTATTATTCCCAAACTATCACAAGTAGTAAGACCGTCAAAACCAACTAAACGAGCAACCTCTAGTCCAAATAGGGCTAAGGTAAGCCCTAAACCGTCAGTAGCGACAGTTAAAGTCAATAAGGTAACTTACAAACCTAAACCGATACCGGTATACTATACATCGAACACAGTGTTTTCAACACCAGCTACGTTAAACTATCTTAAGAGTTTTTCTTCTAACATAGTTTCTCTACCACCCAAACTTAATCCTGTTAACAAGAAGACATCTATTAAGAAAACAAATAGCTATTATATTGACCAGCTGAGTTCGGAGCAGATTGATTGGTTTAGAAGAAATATTGGGGTATATGATAAGAAACTTAAAGATTATAATATTTCTAGAGATGAAGTTAGAGCTTTAGTTTCGTACCTTAAAGATGTTCAAAAAATGGCTATTAAAAAGTACGGAAAAAATAATCATGATAAGATTAATCATGCCGTGGCTAATGCTATTGCTGGAATAAATTATGATCAATCAAAGGATCAGAAACTCGTTAATGATTTTAATCTTATTGATTATAAAAAAAGTAAATATTATGATAAAGCCTCCAGAGTAGTAAACAGTAGTCACAAAAATTATTATAAGGTGGATTTATCGCATATGATGATGCCTATTGCAACCTCTTATAAAAGTGTATGGTGGAAGGAATTGATAAAAACAGCAATGTCCGATACTAGTTTTGGACGACAAGTTCCGGAATCATTTTTTTGGTTGAATTCATTAGTAGGTGATTTTTATACCAATATAGATCAAATTGACAGAAATGCGGATAATGATGCTTATATTTTGAAAAAAAGAACCAATAGTCAATCGCCTGATTTGGTTACTAATTTTATCAATTTATATGGAAAGAAGTATAATAGAGCATATACCTATCAAAAACAATTTGATTCTAATAAGAAAAAGGAAAAACAGGCCCAAATAGCTGCTCGTTTTAGTCTTGGATTGGGGGCTATAGTGGCTGTATCTTTGCTAAAAAAATTTGGTTCAAAGGTTGTAGCTTTTGTTAAATCTATTCCAAGTAAGGCTAAACAAATAAAAAATACTAAGGTGAAACAAATAACACATCGTTTGAAACCAGCTGTTAAGGTGGTAAAACGTTATATGAAACCAGCTCCTAAACCGATAAAACGTCATTTGAAACCGGCTGTTAAGATTAAGGCGATAAAACGTTATGTGAAACCAGTTCTTAAGCCGATAACATATCGTTTGAAACCAGCTATTAAGACGGTGAAGCGTTATGTCAAGCCAGCCATTAGAGCAGTAAAACCTTATATTAGACCAGTTATTAGAGCAGTAAAACCTTATATTAGACCAGTTATTAGAGCAGTAAAACCTTATATTAGACCAGTTATTAGGGCAGTAAAACCTTATACTCGTCCCATCACTAGGTTTGTTAAAAAAGTATTTAAGGGTAGAAAAAGGAAGCGTTAATTTGGAGGTTGAAGATGAAAAAAAGACGTATTTTATTGATTAGTTTATTCGTTTTGCTTGGGATGATTATCTTTAATTTTTGGATTAATTCAGCTTATTATGCGGTTCATTCTAAATATACTAGCCAAGATGAGGTTCCTGGTGTTATTATAGACCATTTGGATGATGTTATGATTGGTGTTAGAAATGAGCGCTTTGGCGATTATTTTTTACAAGTTGATGGTTCTAGCTCTATTGACTATAAGTTTTCAGAGGAAGGTGAGAAATCTTTAGATAATATTGGAGGGTATAAGGGGAGTTATTTTTATACTAAAAATAAAAATGGTGTAACTTATATTTATAATTTAGATAAAAAAATGAAAATACTTAGCATCAGTACAATGGATAATGAAATTCATAAAGTGACTCCAAAAGATCAAGATGAAGTCAAAAAAGATCTTCATGAACTAGTTAAACCATTGTTGAAACGGGTTACTAAACCGTTTATCAATCTTCAATGGTTATATGACTTTATTTTTCGTAAGCATTAATTATTGTAAGTATTATTATGAAGTCCTTTATCATAGATTAAAGGTAGAAACAAAAAGAGGTTGGGACAAAAGTCCTAACCTCTCAATTCATTTTAGATTGTCAAGCAAGACGCAGTGGTTGAATAGGCTCTAATTCACTGATTTTATCAGCTTTTACAGCCTTAACGAATGAGATAAGCCTTGGCTCCTTTAATTTCTAACCTCAAACAGTCACTTCCTGACTGTTTGAGCTGTGAAGAGGTGGGAGTAAGATAGTCCAGTGAACTGTTTCAGCTCGTCCCCTGAAAAATAGGGAGGTGAGGGGGAGTCGCATTCTGACGGATGACCGATTTTTCTCCCACTCTCTTTTTAGTCTGTTTGACTTACATAACTCCTACTTTATAAATCGTTTGATAAGTAGTTGGTGTATTAGCTTTTAGCACAGGAGATGGGAAGTGTGGTGTGTTGATAGCATTTGGGAAAAATTGTGTTTCCAGACAAAAACCATGACGTTTTCCGTACAAAGCTCGCTCTTTTCCAGGATGGTTATTGAGGAAATTCCCAGAGTAGAATTGGACGCCAGGTAGATCGGTGAATGCTTCTAAGATGATACCTGTCTTATCTCCAATAACTGTGGCGAAAGGATATTGTAAACTTGGATGGTCTAAAATAAAGTTATGGTCGTATCCTCCAGCTAATTCTAATTGATCAAATGATTGACTGATATCTTGACCAATGGTTTTAGGGTTTTTAAAATCAAATGGTGTTCCCTCAACATCAGCAATATCCCCAATCGGAATAGACTTGCTATCTCTGATTGGTGTATAGGTGCTGGCATTTAGTTTGAGGAGGTGGTTTTCAATGCTACCAGAAGCATGGCCATTTAAGTTGAAGTAAGAGTGATTCGTTGGGCTAAATGGCGTATCTTTATCAGCTAAAGCTTGATAAGTGATTTTGAGGTGATTATCTTTAGTCAGTTGATAGGAAATGTGTAAAGTCAAATTGCCAGGATACCCTTGATCGCCGTCTGGACTTTCTAGTTTGAACGTTACCTGATTGTTCACTTCATCTAAACAGTCGACTTCCCAAATACGTGTTTGATAACCATTGGGACCGCTGTGAAGATTGTTGTTGCCGTCGTTTTCAGCTATTTGGAACGTCTCCCCATTAAGGGAAAAACTAGCATTTTCAGTTCTATTGGCAATACGGCCAACACTCGCCCCGAAGTAGGTATCTGTGTTATTGAAGTAGTCGTCTATGGCGTCAAAACCAAGAACAATATCTTGTAACCTTCCTTTCTTATCTTGTGTTTTGAAACTAAGAAGTGTGGCGCCCAAACTAGAAATGATAAGAGAAGTTTGATTGTGATTTGAAAGAGTGATATTTGTGACACTGCCTTGGGCAGTGCTTATTTTTTGTGTTTGTAACATTTGTGATTCCTTTCTATCTAATTACTTACATTAATAGTATAATGGATTAAAATAAATATGAAAACGCTTAACTAAACAAACTGAATAAAATTTAAAATTTGATTTTTGACTTCTATGCTATAATCATACTAATGATTATTGATGAAGGGAGTTGTATGGTGTTTAGTGGCTTATTTCCTCGTGCAGTTGTTTCAAGTGATGCGACTGCTAGTAAGGATACTTTTGTCTTTCCCTATGAGCAGGGGTTTCTTCATCTTCCGAAAACTGACTTGACAGAGAGGGAGTTGGCTTTGATTCACCTCTTAGCTAAGAGTGATGAAGAAGCCGTTACGACCAATCCTTGGTTGTCTTTTCTTCAAGGGGATACTGCATTACCGATAGCTAAAAAGGCTTTGCAATTAGTCTATTTGCATCATTCGACAGCTCTTCCTGAAGACTTAAGAGAGCTTTTAGAGGCCATTTTTCCGAATAGCTTGCTTGTGACCAAGTTATCGAATCAGCAGTCGCTTCTGGTTTTAGATGCTAGTGATACTCAGGATACATCGGTTGTCATTAAAGATATTCTGCCAACTGTTGAAAGTGATTTTGGGATATCCTTAAAAGTTTTCATTGGCAATGCTTGGATAGGTTTTTCTGAGCAGGACTTGCAGGTAACGCTTATTAAAGAATATGCTCTTTTTCAAGAATACTATGATGCTAAAGCCCAACAATCTGCCACAACATTTGCACAGACCTTACTTTGGGGACTGGCTAAGGACAAGGAGGTTGAGCAGCTCAGTCAAAAACTACTTACCCTATTGGATAAGTTAAAAGATGGTCGTGAGTTGGTGACTGCCATGTGGCAGGAACATGGCAATTTAGTACAGACTGCCCAACGCCTCTTTATTCATCGAAATTCTTTGCAATATCGTTTGGATAAATGCTATCAGGCGACAGGGCTTAATCTAAAGGATTTAGATGATTTAGCTCTGGCTTATTTATTGATCTTAAAGGACTAGATACATGTCTGGTTCTTTTTTTGGTCATCCTGCACAAGAGTTTTTGGGTGATGTGACTATGTTTTGTAAACGCTATCTTTGTTATACTAGAGACATCAATAAAAGTCCTTAAATCAAGGTTTAGGATGCTACTGAAGGAGAAACGATGGTTGAACTTAATTTAAATCATATTCATAAAAAATACCCAAATACAGAACACTACGCGGTTGAAGACTTCAATCTAGACATTAAAGACAAAGAATTTATCGTTTTTGTTGGGCCTTCTGGCTGTGGGAAATCAACGACACTTCGTATGATTGCAGGGCTTGAAGATATCTCAGAAGGTGAACTTCTTATCGACGGTGAAGTGGTTAATGACAAGTCTCCTAAAGACCGTGATATCGCCATGGTTTTCCAAAACTATGCCCTTTACCCACACATGAGTGTTTACGACAACATGGCTTTCGGACTTAAATTGCGTAAATACAAAAAAGCTGATATTGACACACGTGTCAAAGAAGCAGCGCAAATCCTTGGATTGACAGAATTTTTAGATCGTAAACCAGCGGACCTTTCTGGTGGGCAACGTCAACGTGTTGCTATGGGTCGTGCCATCGTTCGTGATGCGAAAGTTTTCTTGATGGATGAACCTTTGTCAAATTTGGATGCTAAATTGCGTGTATCCATGCGTGCTGAGATTGCCAAAATCCATCAACGTATCGGTTCTACAACGATTTACGTTACCCATGACCAAACAGAAGCGATGACGCTTGCGGATCGTATCGTCATCATGAGTGCTACGAAAAATCCTCAAGGAAATGGAACCATCGGAAAAATCGAGCAAGTTGGAACCCCTCAAGAGCTCTATAACACACCAGCTAACAAGTTTGTGGCAGGGTTTATTGGTAGTCCAGCTATGAACTTCTTTGAAGTTGTGGTTAAAGATGGCTTTATTGTTAGTGATGATGGTCTCAACATCGCTATTCCAGAAGGACAAGAAAAACTCCTTGAAGCCAAGGGTTACAAAGGTAAAAAAGTTATTTTCGGTATTCGTCCAGAAGACATTTCAGGAAATCTTTTAGTCAAAGATACTTATCCAAGTGCGCAAGTCAATGCGGAAGTCTTGGTATCAGAGCTTCTAGGTGCTGAAACCATGCTTTATGTGAAGCTAGGACAGACAGAATTTGCTTCACGGGTGGATGCGCGTGATTTCCACCACCCAGGTGAACAGGTTAACCTAACCTTTAATGTTGCCAAAGGGCATTTCTTTGACCTTGAAACAGAAGAAGCTATTCGATAATGAGTAACCCCTAAGAAAACAGAATCCTTGATGCCTTTCATTGAGGGTTTTGTTTTGAATAGAAAGGAAAGCGCATGCAGAAACACTGGTGGCACACAGCTACAATTTATCAAATTTACCCTAAATCTTTCATGGATGCTAATGGAGACGGTATCGGCGATCTTCAAGGTATCATTTCAAAACTCGATTATTTAGAAAAGCTAGGCATTACAGCCATCTGGTTGTCTCCTGTTTACCAGAGTCCTATGGATGATAATGGCTATGACATTTCGGACTATCAGGCTATCGCCGACATTTTTGGTGACATGTGCGATATGGAGGAGCTTCTCGCTCAAGCCAACCAACGTGGGATTAAGATTGTTATGGATTTGGTGGTCAATCATACGTCTGATGAGCACGCTTGGTTTATTGAAGCGCGCGAAAACGCAGCTAGTCCCGAGAGAGATTATTATATTTGGCGTGATCAGCCCAATGATTTGGTATCAACCTTTTCAGGTTCGGCTTGGGAATATGATGACAAATCAGGTCAATATTATTTGCACCTCTTTGGAAAAAAACAACCAGACCTTAATTGGGAAAATGAAGAACTGCGCCATAACATTTATGACATGATGAATTTCTGGATTGACAAGGGAATCGGTGGTTTTCGTATGGATGTGATTGACCTGCTAGGTAAAATCCCTGACCAGAACATTCGTGAAAATGGTCCAAAACTTCATGATTATCTAAAAGAAATGAATCAAGCCAGCTTTGGCAAGCACGATTTGTTAACAGTTGGGGAAACTTGGGGTGCGACACCAGAGATAGCTAAGCAGTATTCAAATCCAAAGCATCAGGAGCTGTCGATGGTTTTTCAATTTGAGCACATTGGTTTGCAGCACAAGCCTGACCGACCAAAATGGGATTACGCTGACGGCTTAGATGTCCCTGCTCTCAAGCGCATCTTTAATAAATGGCAGACCCAGCTAGAACTAGGGGAGGGCTGGAATTCTCTCTTTTGGAATAACCATGATTTGCCCCGTGTGCTCTCGATTTGGGGAGATACTGGCTCTTATCGTGAGAAATCAGCTAAAGCCTTAGCTATTTTACTTCATCTCATGCGTGGGACACCTTATATTTATCAGGGTGAAGAAATTGGCATGACTAATTATCCCTTTGAAGGGTTGGAGCAGCTTGATGATATTGAATCGCTCAATTATGCCAAAGAAGCCTTGGAGAATGGTGAAAACATGGCTGATATCATAGACAGCATTCGTGTGATTGGACGAGATAATGCCAGAACACCAATGCAGTGGTCAGCAGAACCTCAGGCATGCTTTTCAAGTTCTAGTGAAACTTGGTTACCAGTCAATCCAAACTATGAGAGCATCAATGTAGCAGCTGCCTTAGAAGATAAAAATTCTATTTTCTATACTTATCAGCAATTAGTCAAACTACGCAAGGAAGCAGAGTGGCTAGTCGATGCAGACTTTGAACTGATGGAGACAGACGAAAAGGTCTTTGCCTACAAGCGCTATACCGAGGACGAGACCTATCTGGTAGTGGTAAATCTATCCGACCAAGACCAAGCGATCAAGTTAACCTGCCCCATCAAAGAAATCATCATTGCCAA
The sequence above is drawn from the Streptococcus pluranimalium genome and encodes:
- a CDS encoding GbpC/Spa domain-containing protein, with the translated sequence MSSQVQAQADTTASPVSSTVASPATPPESTSSNIGSSQPIATSGDASLNSRLARAQTEGVLVVEAPTEIVASASDQAQDYQAQVATVDAVTKQYQTEKAQYLKNDQNYKDYLAKQSQYQKELATYQAYQKEKAIYDQQMKAYNLEKASYDMAYAEAQGHTTETGYLPEVLAQNLIFRLEPDAVQTITGKVLSDEQLSKAIKNHVGWIDPGTILGSPKLVTVTSRHKNNSVLMAVGDTVVVDYSDLQHSSFSGHTIKTVRYTYRLVSTSHYSGQVIFQALSDPTVTSFTHVYHKDAKTSSAFDMEMTVQFFDANGKELLPTPENYALTSFASLNSLNGEGEYVGDYNGQFLPINGSTISVQNGRAANFTNTKQIDVVGEWDDKDNPNAYIGAIVGKSTERIRFHFGNSKGSAIWFAFNSDVKVSGGLLTPPKAPVAPKVVMKPLAPKVVAKPVAPLRPIVFYHQVKVIIPKLSQVVRPSKPTKRATSSPNRAKVSPKPSVATVKVNKVTYKPKPIPVYYTSNTVFSTPATLNYLKSFSSNIVSLPPKLNPVNKKTSIKKTNSYYIDQLSSEQIDWFRRNIGVYDKKLKDYNISRDEVRALVSYLKDVQKMAIKKYGKNNHDKINHAVANAIAGINYDQSKDQKLVNDFNLIDYKKSKYYDKASRVVNSSHKNYYKVDLSHMMMPIATSYKSVWWKELIKTAMSDTSFGRQVPESFFWLNSLVGDFYTNIDQIDRNADNDAYILKKRTNSQSPDLVTNFINLYGKKYNRAYTYQKQFDSNKKKEKQAQIAARFSLGLGAIVAVSLLKKFGSKVVAFVKSIPSKAKQIKNTKVKQITHRLKPAVKVVKRYMKPAPKPIKRHLKPAVKIKAIKRYVKPVLKPITYRLKPAIKTVKRYVKPAIRAVKPYIRPVIRAVKPYIRPVIRAVKPYIRPVIRAVKPYTRPITRFVKKVFKGRKRKR
- a CDS encoding aldose epimerase family protein is translated as MLQTQKISTAQGSVTNITLSNHNQTSLIISSLGATLLSFKTQDKKGRLQDIVLGFDAIDDYFNNTDTYFGASVGRIANRTENASFSLNGETFQIAENDGNNNLHSGPNGYQTRIWEVDCLDEVNNQVTFKLESPDGDQGYPGNLTLHISYQLTKDNHLKITYQALADKDTPFSPTNHSYFNLNGHASGSIENHLLKLNASTYTPIRDSKSIPIGDIADVEGTPFDFKNPKTIGQDISQSFDQLELAGGYDHNFILDHPSLQYPFATVIGDKTGIILEAFTDLPGVQFYSGNFLNNHPGKERALYGKRHGFCLETQFFPNAINTPHFPSPVLKANTPTTYQTIYKVGVM
- a CDS encoding helix-turn-helix domain-containing protein, which produces MIIDEGSCMVFSGLFPRAVVSSDATASKDTFVFPYEQGFLHLPKTDLTERELALIHLLAKSDEEAVTTNPWLSFLQGDTALPIAKKALQLVYLHHSTALPEDLRELLEAIFPNSLLVTKLSNQQSLLVLDASDTQDTSVVIKDILPTVESDFGISLKVFIGNAWIGFSEQDLQVTLIKEYALFQEYYDAKAQQSATTFAQTLLWGLAKDKEVEQLSQKLLTLLDKLKDGRELVTAMWQEHGNLVQTAQRLFIHRNSLQYRLDKCYQATGLNLKDLDDLALAYLLILKD
- a CDS encoding ABC transporter ATP-binding protein yields the protein MVELNLNHIHKKYPNTEHYAVEDFNLDIKDKEFIVFVGPSGCGKSTTLRMIAGLEDISEGELLIDGEVVNDKSPKDRDIAMVFQNYALYPHMSVYDNMAFGLKLRKYKKADIDTRVKEAAQILGLTEFLDRKPADLSGGQRQRVAMGRAIVRDAKVFLMDEPLSNLDAKLRVSMRAEIAKIHQRIGSTTIYVTHDQTEAMTLADRIVIMSATKNPQGNGTIGKIEQVGTPQELYNTPANKFVAGFIGSPAMNFFEVVVKDGFIVSDDGLNIAIPEGQEKLLEAKGYKGKKVIFGIRPEDISGNLLVKDTYPSAQVNAEVLVSELLGAETMLYVKLGQTEFASRVDARDFHHPGEQVNLTFNVAKGHFFDLETEEAIR
- the dexB gene encoding glucan 1,6-alpha-glucosidase DexB; the protein is MQKHWWHTATIYQIYPKSFMDANGDGIGDLQGIISKLDYLEKLGITAIWLSPVYQSPMDDNGYDISDYQAIADIFGDMCDMEELLAQANQRGIKIVMDLVVNHTSDEHAWFIEARENAASPERDYYIWRDQPNDLVSTFSGSAWEYDDKSGQYYLHLFGKKQPDLNWENEELRHNIYDMMNFWIDKGIGGFRMDVIDLLGKIPDQNIRENGPKLHDYLKEMNQASFGKHDLLTVGETWGATPEIAKQYSNPKHQELSMVFQFEHIGLQHKPDRPKWDYADGLDVPALKRIFNKWQTQLELGEGWNSLFWNNHDLPRVLSIWGDTGSYREKSAKALAILLHLMRGTPYIYQGEEIGMTNYPFEGLEQLDDIESLNYAKEALENGENMADIIDSIRVIGRDNARTPMQWSAEPQACFSSSSETWLPVNPNYESINVAAALEDKNSIFYTYQQLVKLRKEAEWLVDADFELMETDEKVFAYKRYTEDETYLVVVNLSDQDQAIKLTCPIKEIIIANTDLQEVINSQILKPWDAFCVRVK